The region AAGAAGGTGCCACGTTTCTTAAAGAGATGATTGGATGAAAAATCGGATTGGAACCTCATTCAGGAGACGCTGAAACGACAGGATTTTGTGAGCAGGAGAGAAAAATTTAGCTCTTTATAATGGCCTGTATGGAGAACAAACCATTTGTTGCTAACGTCAGCGAATTGGTTAATTTCTAATTGTTATCACATCAAGTTAAGATGTCCTAAGTTTTACGATTAATCATGCGTTCAAACAAGAAGGATAGCCATTGGCTATCCTTTTAATCTATAAAAAGAATAGCTTCTATAATCAATAGAAACTATTTAAGGATAGAATGAATTTTTTTCTAAAACATGGTATTATGTGATGAGGATAAATAAAAGATAAAGGGGGATGGGAATGAATCAAAAACAAGTTATTTGTTATGTGATATTAGCTCTAATGTTTATCTTAGCCGGCTCTAGCAATGAAATACCGGATACATGTGTCGACCGAATTTTTGTTCTGCTACACGGGGCGAATTGGTCATTTCATTATGCCGGAATATTTTTGATGATCATTATTTATACCTGTTTTAAACAGCTTAATCTCCAAAAAGAGAATGCTTTTTTCAAAACAAGATGGCGACGTATCATAGCGACTTTTTTGTTTTTGAATCTTAGCACTCATACTGCAAATCTCACTGTCCAACTGTATAAAAGCTTTTCATCTGATTTAAGTTCGATTTATTTAAATCGTCAGGAATCTCATGTATCTGTGAATGGCCGTGAAACAGAGCTTAAGTTAGAGGGACAACTAGAACTGAAAAACTGTTCAAATGAAGAACAATGGTTTTACTTAACTATTACAATGCCAACGTTTGTGGAAGAGGCAGTCGGAATGAAAGATGTTATAATTAATCAAGCGTTTAATCTTCCGGCCAAAACCAAGCAAAGAATAACGATTGATGAAACGTTTAATATTCAAATGTCACCCTATTATTCCTTTAATTCTAACGCTTACGAATACACGTTATTCAATGAAAAAAGTGAAATCATTTTTAAAGGTAGCTTTGATCAGTATTTATTTCATTAATCAGCATCGGTGGCATCTCTTAAATCAAGAGATGCTTTTTTGATAGGTATCAAATGAAACTTTAAAATTTCAATGTGAAATTTTTGATTATCAGTGATATAATATTCTTCTGTGTTTAAAAAACAAAAGGATACGTTTAAAAAAGGAGGCGGTTCAACATGGCGAGAGCTTTATTGATTGCTGAAAAACCGTCATTAATGAGAGAAGTTCAGGCTGTTTATAAAATGATGAATTTTCCGGACCAAATTGATTTTAAATCATTTCGAGGGCATACGATGACGTTGCTTGCACCGGGTGATTATACACCGGAGTGGGAAAAGTGGGATTTAAAAACATTGCCGATGATTCCATCAAAATTTAAATATAAGGTCATTGAAAATGGTGATTATTTCAACATTTATCAAGATATTAAGAAAACAATTGAATTGGGAAACTATGATTATTTGATTAACTGTTGTGACCCGGGGCGTGAGGGACAATTAATATTTCACTCGGTTTATGAAAGCTTAGGTTGTCGTTTGCCTGTGAAACGTTTTTGGAATAATGGAATGACAGAACAGGCGATTATGGATGCCTTAAATCACATGGAAGATGATTTGAATACCCCACGTTTAAAAAATATGATTCATGCGAGTAAATTAAGAGCTGATTTTGATTGGCTCATTGGGATGAATTTTACGCGTGCCTTTTCAATAGGGGCTAATCAACGTAAAGCTTTACCACTTGGACGTGTGATGACGCCCGTATTAAATATGATTGCACAGCGTGAGATGGAGTTAAAAGATTTTAAACCGAAGCCATTTTGGGAAATTGAAGCTGATTTTGGTGAGTATAAAGGAACGTATTTCGATCATGATAATGAAAATGAAACGAAGTTTTTTGATAAAGAAAAAGCGGATGCGTTAATTCAAAGCTTACCGAATGTAGGAATGATTGAAAAGGTTGAAAAAAAGGTGGAGAAGAAATACGCTCCAAGTTTGCATTCATTGGCTGATTTGCAACGCGAGGCAAATAAGGTGTATAGTTTTACGATGTCTGAAACATTAGACATTGTTCAAGAACTCTATGAAGCTAAATACTTATCTTATCCGCGTACTGATTCAGCGTATATCACACAAGATGAAGCGAAGCGATTCCCGCAACTATTGGCGGCGATTAAAGAGATTCCGGATGTTTTGAAGTATGTACAGCCGATTTTAGATGAAGCGGGAGTCATCGAGAAAACGGCAAGAAATAAAAAGTATGTTGATGATAGTAAGGTTAGTGATCACTACGCCATCATTCCAACAGGGAAACCAGTAGATTTTAATCGCTTAAGCAAACGACAACAACAAATTATGAGTTTAGTAGCCAAGCGTTTTGTGGCTATTTTTATGCCTCCAAGTGTCGTGAATAAAACATCGGTGATTACAAATTGTAGTGGACGAAAATTTAAGACAAATGGAAATGAAGTCGTTGATAAGGGATATACTGTTTTATATAAAACCAAATTTAGTGAAAATAGTTTGCCATCACTTTTAGAAAATCAGCCGGTTTCTTTAACCGAAACAACACTAATAGAGAAGGCCACAACTCCCCCAAGCCGCTATAACGATGCCACGATTCTTGAGGCAATGATTAATGCGGGACGTTTTCTAGAGGATAAAGATTTAAAAGATGTTTTAAAATCGAGTGAAGGAATTGGAACTCCGGCAACGCGTGGTTCGATTATTGAAAAATTAATTAATTTAAAAATGATTGAACGTAAAAAGAAAACGTTCTATGCCACTGATTATGGAATTTCAATCATTCAAAATTTAAACGGGCATCTCGTTGCTTCTCCTGAATTAACAGCACAGTGGGAACAAAAATTAAAATCAATTGAAGCTTGTCAGCTAGAACCGATGACGTTTTGGCATGAAATGATTGAGTATATTAAAGTTGCCACAGAAGAGTTTAAACAAATGACGTATCAAATTCATGGAGTAGCAGCGACGTATACAAACTCTGAAATTAAGTTGATTGGAAACTGTCCAAAATGCGGTCAGAAGGTAGCGGCAGGTAAAAATTATTATTATTGTACGGAGTATAAAAAAACGTGCGATTTTATTAGTGGGAAAGCGATTCTTGGCACGAAAATTTCAGAAGCCAATATGAAAAAAATTCTTCAAGGAAAACCAAGTAATATCCTAACCTTTAAAAAAGTAGAGGCGAATGGTGAGAAAAAAACATGGAAAGCAGCCCTGATTTATAGTGCTGAAAAACAACAAGTGGTTTTCCATTTTGAAGATGAAGGACCTAAAGTTCCAACCAAACAATTGCATTTAAAGTGTCCGAGCTGTGGAAATACATTAAATGAAACAGGGAACTTTTATATGTGCCCTGAATATAAAAAAAGCTGTCAATTTATTATCGGAAAAACCTATTTTGGTGCTCCGATTTCCATTGAAAATGTGGAGCAAATGTTAAGGGGGCAGACAACGGAACCAAAACAAGTCACCTTCACCGATGGAACGGTTGCTCAGGGGGTTTTATATCTCGATGTTCCAACGAAAAAAATGAAATTTAAACGAATATAAAAATAAACGAAAATCATCAATTTTCTAAATAAAAAAGATTAATCTCAACTTAGTCAGTAGTTACGACAGTCAGATTAATCTTTTTTATTATGTTGCTCTATTTATAATCAGCCAGCAGAAGTTAAACAATGTTAAATATGGAGCGAGAATACTTACCAATCAAGAGGGAAATAATCCACTATTAAGAGGCAAGCGAGAGCTATTATTAAAAATAAATATATCTTATATAATTATTATTATTAAATTTCGCTCTGTTAGATAGTCAGGTTGAAATCTACATCGTTTATTTTAAATTAGTAAATCTATTCTAGTAACAAAAAAGTTGTTTAGTTTAGAGTTGACCATCCCATGGGGATCTTGAGATTAGTGTGGCATGAAAAGATTCAATAGCTATCTTTTGTAAGTACAACCTTCATTGTTAAAAAATCGAATGAGATGAAGGTCGATTCGCATGAAATCGTGGAATGATATTACTTTAATTTTCTAGAACTTTATTCTATACTCTTAAATCCTATTTAGAAATTTTTCGTCATATTTAATTTGATATATATCAATTGAAAATACATTTTTTTACTCTTATTGTTAAAACTATAATTAATTGAAATAATTTATTTAAATCATAAATATTTCAATGGATAGCGTATTTACTTGATAAAAAATATGTCGGTTTTAATGAAGGAGGAATTTAACTTATGAGTACTCTCAATAATAACAAACAACATAAATTCTTTTATGGGTGGGTCATTGTTGCAGCATGTTTACTTATTCAAGCCATACCATTTGGAGTCGCCTCTAACTTACCCCCTACTTTTACAAACTATGTTGTTAATGGAGAAGGGTTTAGTTATGCATCCTTTACCCTAATCTTTACGATTGGGACTGTTGTATCTGCTATTTGTTCGCCTTTTATAGGAAAAATATTTACTAAAGTCAATGTTAAACTATTATTTATCATCGGTTCTATATTTGTCGGCGGTGGATTTATGTTATACTCACTAGCTGGCAATAAACTAATTGCTTATTATATAATAGCTGCCATCGTTCAAGTCGGAAATGCTATTGTTTCTGCAATTGGAGTTCCTACACTGATAAATGCCTGGTTTAAGGTTAATAAGGGGAGAGCACTTGGGATTGCCTTCTGCGGTGGAGGAATAGGTAATATAGTTCTTCAAACGTTAGCAGGTAAATGGTTAACTGACCCAAATATAGGATATAAAGGAGCTTATTTAAGATTTGGACTCATCGCACTAATTGGTTCATTATTAATCTCTATATTTCTTGTCAGATTGCCTAAATCAGCAGATGAATTAGCCGCAAATGCTCCTAAGAAAAAATTAGAAGGGCAAGAAGATGTAGCCCATCATATAAGTTGGGGATATACAGTAGGTGAAACAACTAAAATGCCTCAATTTTGGCTAATAGCGGCTTCTTTTATCTTCATCGGATTCTATGTTAGTGGATTTGCTTTACAATTCATTCCTTATTTCCAAAGCTTAGAAGAAAAGAAAATATTACTGATTTCATCAGCTACATTAGCCTCTATGTTCGGATTATTTTCGATCTTTGGTAACATTTTGGGTGGGATTCTTTTTGATAAACTAGGATTATCAAAATCATTCCTATTGGCCGGAACTTTAGTCATTATAGCAGGGTTATGCTTATTATTTGTCGGAAAAATAAATGCACTTGGATACCTCTTTACAGGTGCATTCGGAATCTCAATGTTTTCTTATGTCATGGGACCTTCCTATATGACAAGCTCACTATTTGGAGATCGAGACTATGGATCTATTCTTGGATTTATCCAATTATTCTTTGCCGTTGGCTTTGCTGTCGGTACCCCAATTTTCAGTCTTATTTTAGAGAAGGCAGGATGGGCAACAGCATGGACTTCTTCGATTATATTTGCTGTTATTGCGTATGCAGGACTATTAATTGCTTCTTTATCTATACTTAAAATGAATAAAGAAAAAAATGTTCGTGAAACGAAAAGAATTTCTTAATAAAAAAATATTTTAGAGCGATTATCAAAGAAAAACCATTATCTCAAATCAGATTTAATCTGAACTCAGATAATGGTTTTTCTTTTGTACAATTTCTTTGCAACAATTGTGAGCGGGGGCCTGTTCCCTTTAAGGGATATTATCCTCGATGAATACAGGTGATGAAGGTGGAGATGAGTATCCACTTTCTATTAAATTTTGATTACGATAAGCGGTTTGAATTTAGAAAGCTTTTGGTATAATTCTATATGAACTAAAAAATTAAATTAAACGTATCAAGTTGACTAAAGTATAAGATTTTTCACGTTTTCTGATTAAATATATTTATTCATTTAATTAAGTATCTTTTTCTGTTGGAGTCTAAACTGATTAATTTAATACTGTCAATTAAGAAGTCATGATGATCACAAAAATGAATAGCACTGAAAATTACAACTTGCACAGATGGACTCTAATGTTAATATAATAGTGTAGTCTATGGTTGTATTTAAAAGAGATGCCTGATCGATTCAATTTTTATTATTTCTATAAGATGGATTCGCAGACATCTAAGATAAAAGAAATTCATGAATAGAGTTATCGGGATATATGAAAGCTTAAAGATTCAATGTTTTTTTATAAAGGGTTTAAGTTTATGATAGGAGGAGTAGATAGTATGAGCATTAGACATTTGCGAATTTTTATCATGGTTGCATCACTTAAGAATATGAGTGCAGCGGCAGAGAAGTTGTTCATTACACAACCATCGGTTAGCCAAGCAATTAAAGAAATTGAACATTATTATGGAGTGAAATTATTTGAGCGTTTATCAAAAAAGTTATATTTGACAGAAAGTGGAGAGTATTTATTAAGATATGCAACTCATATTGTTCAATCCTTTGATGAGATGGAAACGATGATGAAGAATAAATCGGACAATATTGCTTTGCGTATTGGAGCATCTATTACTGTAGGAAGTTGTTTGTTAAATCATATTCTGGATGATTTAGAAGAAGAAAATAATAAAATAACAACGCAGATTTATGTTCGTAATACAAAGGAAATTGAAAAAATGTTATTAGATAGTGAACTAGATGTTGCCTTAGTTGAGGGAACCGTGACCAGTAAAGATTTGATTTCGAAACCTGTTTATCAGGATAAGTTAATTATGGTAGTTGGAAAAGGGCATAAATTTTATAATCGAGATGAAATTAGTATTGAAGAACTTCAAGGAGAGGCTATTATTTCTCGTGAAGAGGGAAGTGGAAGTAAAACAATTTTTGATAATATTCTGAAAAGTAATCAGATAGAAGTCGATATTAAATGGAGTAGTACAGATACGGGGGCAATTAAGGATGCAGTACTGGAATCAAGAGGATTAGCTGTGTTATCTCGTCTTATGGTAGAGCGAGAATTGAAAAAAGGTACACTCCATGAAGTTTCTCTAAAAGAAGTATCTATGTTTAGAGAAATATTTGTCGTGTACCATAAAAATAAATTTATGTCTAAATCTTTAAAATGTTTTTTAGAGATTCTTTAAAAAATCATATAGATGATTGTTCCAATTAGACCTGATCCGAAAATAACTGGAATTGGACTTAACTTGAATTTACGAAGAGCAACTAAACCTCCTACGAATAAAGCAAATTCAACAATACGGAAGTTAGATAAGATAATTTCATGTTTCTCAGCTTGGAATAATGCTAATGTTAAAATAGATAAACCTGCTGATGAAATTAGTGAAACAACAGCTGGACGTAAACTAGATAAGATTGTTTGAACGCCTGAGAAGTTACGATATTTGTAGTAAAAGTGCGCAAGTGTTAAACAGATAATAAACGATGGAATAATAACCCCTAAAGTACAAATAAGTGCACCAGGTAATCCATTTAATTTTGTTCCAACAAATGTTGCAGCATTGATTGAAATAGGACCAGGTGTCATTTCAGCAATAGTTACTAAATCGGCGAATTCAGGAAGGGTCATTAACCCTTGGATATTAACAATTTGGTTTTGAATTAATGGGAGTGCTGCATATCCACCACCTACACTAAATAAACCGACTTGAATAAAACTCAAAAATAAAATCCAGATAATATTCATTAATCTACGCCCCCTCTATACCTTGTTTTTTAGATTTTTTTAAATCGATAAAAAGATTTAAAAAGCCAATTGCAAGACATAAGAAAATAACTGTCATTGCACTAATATCAAGTACGTAAGTCATAATGAACGTAATGACCATTAATGAAATATATACCGCATTTTTGGTTTTAATAACATTTTGAGCCAATTTGATAACAACATCACAAATAACGGCAGCTACTCCTGCGCGCATTACCATTAATGCCGTTGCGATCACTTTACTTTCTCTAAATTGTGTATAGAATAATGAAATAATTGAGATAATGACAATTGGTGGAATTGAAGTTCCAACAATTGCAACGATTGAGCCTAAAATTCCTTGCATACGATATCCTAAAATGACAGATGCATTAATTGGGATAGGTCCAGGCGAAGATTGTGCAATAGCTGTAATATCAAGCATTTCATCTTCTTCTAACCAGCCTAATTCTTCAACAAATTTCTTTTTCATTAACGAGACAATAACGAAACCTCCACCAAATGTTGAAGCACTTAAAATGAAGGTAGATTTAAATAATTCCCATAAGATTTTCCAATCCTTTTTTTTATTGTGCATCTTAAACTCTCCTTATTAAAGTATTTATTTTTTACAATAATTAGTATACGATTTATTATTCTATAAGTTAAATACATATATATTATTAAATATATAAGTAAATACCTATGGTAAAAAATATTAAGAAGTGGTGGAAAATCATCATTGTTTGTTTGAATACGAAGGATAAACGACTAATCTTAAAGTAAATGAGAGATTAGATATCAAGTTGTTAAATCATCTGACTAGAAGAAAAAGGTTATTTCTAACGGACTAAGTGATGGATTAGCCGATTAGCTTATCTTATTTTTGGCTAAATGTAATCGTAATTGTGTTCGTGGGAGGGGTGACTGTCACCATGGATACAATTTCATCATTAGATTACAGTTTATAGTAGGACTTTCTAACCTTGAAATATAGGATAAAAAGAATTGAAATCACTGATCATAAAAAGAACATATCTAACCTCAGAATGAGTTTCTGTTCTTAGATATGTTTTTTTATGTAAATATTACGTATGAGAACTTGTGGATAGGTTACAATTAATTAGACAGTTTTTTTAAGGTCATGTAGAATTATAAATAATATCAATCTAAAGGAGCTTTAACATGACCCAAACTAAAACTCGTAGACCACGCCGTACGTATACAGATGAATTTAAAAACCAATTAGTCCAGCTTTATTTAAATGGGAAACGTAAATGTGATATTGTTCGTGAATACGATATCTCATCGTCTTTACTCGATAAATGGATTAAACAGTCAACTTCTACAGGTTCTTTTAAGGAGAAAGATAACCGCTCAGAAGAAGAACAGGAGTTAATCCAACTTCGTAAAAAAGTTAAGCAATTGGAAATGGAAAATGATATTTTAAAGCAAGCCGCGCTGATCTTAGGACGAAGATAAATGTGATTAAAAACAATACACACAAATATTCAGTTTCAGCGATGTGCAAAGTCCTTAATGTGCCTCGTAGCACTTATTATTATGAGTCTAAACCGAAGAAAGATGAAACTCAACTGGTTACTGATATCATTGAGATTTTTCGTCGAAGCCGAAATAATTACGGGACTCGAAAAATTAAGCAAGAGTTAAAAAAGATGGGACAACAAGTTTCACGTCGTCGTATTAGTCGTATCATGAAACAAGAAGGCCTTGTATCGAATTATACCGTTGCTCAATTTAAGCCGCATACAGCTAAATGTAACGAAGATAACACTGAAAATATCGTGGATCGTAACTTTGATGAACAACCACATTTAAACGTTGTTGTCAGTGATTTAACGTACGTTCGTGTAAAAAATCGCTGGCACTATCTTTGTGTGCTTGTAGACCTGTTTAATCGTGAAATTATCGGTTATAGCTCTGGGCCTAATAAGGATGCAGAATTAGTTAAGAAGGCGTTCAGTACAGTCCAAACTAACCTAAGTCAAATCAAGATTTTCCACACGGATCGAGGTAACGAATTTAAGAATAAAATCATTGATGAGATTTTAGAGGTATTTGAAATTGAACGCTCTTTAAGTATGAAGGGATGTCCCTATGACAACGCTGTTGCAGAAGCGACCTATAAAGTAATCAAAACAGAATTTGTAAACCATCAGATATTTGAAACCCAAGAACAACTAGGTTATGAATTTGCCGACTACGTTAACTGGTATAACAATCATAGGATCCACTCTTCACTGGGATATTTATCCCCAGTTGAATATCGTCAAAATACCCTTAAAAAAGTTGTTTAGTTTAGTGTTGACAATCCAATTATGAATAAATTCATATTAGATAGAAGATACAAGGATTTAGTCGAAAGTATGGGGATATCTATAGAAGAATCTTTAAGAAGATCGGAATTGTCTAAGGATCTCTTTGATAACAAAGTCCCTTCAATGACGGTAGAGGAGTACATTAGATTCATGGATACCTTAAAGGAACTAGCGATAGATTCGTCTGCTCCAATAAAAGTAGCTCAAATTGAAAATGTTGAAACAATTTCACCTCCTATTTTTGCAGCTCTTTGTAGTAAAGATGTCTTAACCTGTATGAAAAGAATTTCAATGTATAAAAGGCTAATCGGTCCTTTAGTATTCTTAGTTACCGAGAATAAAGATCATATCACTCTAGAGTTAACGTTTGAAAAAGAAAGATATCAATTACCTGAATTTTCAGTTGCGCTTGAGCTAGTTTTTCTAGTGAACTGTATTAGAAAAGCTACTAAGAAACATATTATTCCACAACAAATTATGACAACATATCGTTTAGATAGTGAGGAGTACACAGAATTTTTTGGAATAAAGCCAACGGTAGGTCCTAAACATATGCTCATCCTGTCCAAGAAGGATGCACTAGAACCATTTGTTTATCAAAATGATATGATGTGGGATTATTTTGAGCCTGAGTTAAAAAGAAGACTTAGTGAGCTAGAAGTAGAAGATAGTTGTGGTGCTAGAGTGAGAAGTGTACTGATCGAGCTATTACCTAGTGCGGAAAATAGTATCGAACAGGTGGCATTAAAACTTGGTTATAGTAAGCGAACACTTCAAAGAAAATTAAAGGAAGAAAATACAACTTTTCAACAGCAACTCAATCATACTCGAGAATTATTAGCGAAACATTATCTGAAAAACTCAGATATGACAAATGAAGATATCGCTTATTTATTAGGATACCAAGATTCAAATTCGTTTATAAGAGCCTTTCAGATGTGGACAGGAGTCACTATTAGTGAATATAGAAAAAAGTAAATAGGGTTAATCATGTTTATTAACTTACGCATAGGTATCAGAAGATAAACCTGATAGTGAGATGAACATCCATTAGATGTAACAACTAAATTTATAAACATGTATGATTTCCTTGAATCATGACTCAGGAAGTAAGAGACATATCGAATATCGTAAAACGGATTAATAGTGTATTAATCAAAATGGTAAAGGAGTCTAGCTTTCAATATTTTGCTCGTCAAATCTTATTACTATCTAACTAGGATATTCAATTCACACATCATTTAGTTGGAGGAAGGGGATTATTAGGCTCTAAAAAAGGGCAACCTCAATAGAGTTCGCCCTTTTTATGATTAA is a window of Turicibacter sanguinis DNA encoding:
- a CDS encoding AraC family transcriptional regulator: MGISIEESLRRSELSKDLFDNKVPSMTVEEYIRFMDTLKELAIDSSAPIKVAQIENVETISPPIFAALCSKDVLTCMKRISMYKRLIGPLVFLVTENKDHITLELTFEKERYQLPEFSVALELVFLVNCIRKATKKHIIPQQIMTTYRLDSEEYTEFFGIKPTVGPKHMLILSKKDALEPFVYQNDMMWDYFEPELKRRLSELEVEDSCGARVRSVLIELLPSAENSIEQVALKLGYSKRTLQRKLKEENTTFQQQLNHTRELLAKHYLKNSDMTNEDIAYLLGYQDSNSFIRAFQMWTGVTISEYRKK
- a CDS encoding conjugated bile salt MFS transporter — encoded protein: MSTLNNNKQHKFFYGWVIVAACLLIQAIPFGVASNLPPTFTNYVVNGEGFSYASFTLIFTIGTVVSAICSPFIGKIFTKVNVKLLFIIGSIFVGGGFMLYSLAGNKLIAYYIIAAIVQVGNAIVSAIGVPTLINAWFKVNKGRALGIAFCGGGIGNIVLQTLAGKWLTDPNIGYKGAYLRFGLIALIGSLLISIFLVRLPKSADELAANAPKKKLEGQEDVAHHISWGYTVGETTKMPQFWLIAASFIFIGFYVSGFALQFIPYFQSLEEKKILLISSATLASMFGLFSIFGNILGGILFDKLGLSKSFLLAGTLVIIAGLCLLFVGKINALGYLFTGAFGISMFSYVMGPSYMTSSLFGDRDYGSILGFIQLFFAVGFAVGTPIFSLILEKAGWATAWTSSIIFAVIAYAGLLIASLSILKMNKEKNVRETKRIS
- a CDS encoding chromate transporter, which encodes MNIIWILFLSFIQVGLFSVGGGYAALPLIQNQIVNIQGLMTLPEFADLVTIAEMTPGPISINAATFVGTKLNGLPGALICTLGVIIPSFIICLTLAHFYYKYRNFSGVQTILSSLRPAVVSLISSAGLSILTLALFQAEKHEIILSNFRIVEFALFVGGLVALRKFKLSPIPVIFGSGLIGTIIYMIF
- a CDS encoding type IA DNA topoisomerase, with the protein product MARALLIAEKPSLMREVQAVYKMMNFPDQIDFKSFRGHTMTLLAPGDYTPEWEKWDLKTLPMIPSKFKYKVIENGDYFNIYQDIKKTIELGNYDYLINCCDPGREGQLIFHSVYESLGCRLPVKRFWNNGMTEQAIMDALNHMEDDLNTPRLKNMIHASKLRADFDWLIGMNFTRAFSIGANQRKALPLGRVMTPVLNMIAQREMELKDFKPKPFWEIEADFGEYKGTYFDHDNENETKFFDKEKADALIQSLPNVGMIEKVEKKVEKKYAPSLHSLADLQREANKVYSFTMSETLDIVQELYEAKYLSYPRTDSAYITQDEAKRFPQLLAAIKEIPDVLKYVQPILDEAGVIEKTARNKKYVDDSKVSDHYAIIPTGKPVDFNRLSKRQQQIMSLVAKRFVAIFMPPSVVNKTSVITNCSGRKFKTNGNEVVDKGYTVLYKTKFSENSLPSLLENQPVSLTETTLIEKATTPPSRYNDATILEAMINAGRFLEDKDLKDVLKSSEGIGTPATRGSIIEKLINLKMIERKKKTFYATDYGISIIQNLNGHLVASPELTAQWEQKLKSIEACQLEPMTFWHEMIEYIKVATEEFKQMTYQIHGVAATYTNSEIKLIGNCPKCGQKVAAGKNYYYCTEYKKTCDFISGKAILGTKISEANMKKILQGKPSNILTFKKVEANGEKKTWKAALIYSAEKQQVVFHFEDEGPKVPTKQLHLKCPSCGNTLNETGNFYMCPEYKKSCQFIIGKTYFGAPISIENVEQMLRGQTTEPKQVTFTDGTVAQGVLYLDVPTKKMKFKRI
- a CDS encoding chromate transporter, with protein sequence MHNKKKDWKILWELFKSTFILSASTFGGGFVIVSLMKKKFVEELGWLEEDEMLDITAIAQSSPGPIPINASVILGYRMQGILGSIVAIVGTSIPPIVIISIISLFYTQFRESKVIATALMVMRAGVAAVICDVVIKLAQNVIKTKNAVYISLMVITFIMTYVLDISAMTVIFLCLAIGFLNLFIDLKKSKKQGIEGA
- a CDS encoding IS3 family transposase (programmed frameshift); its protein translation is MTQTKTRRPRRTYTDEFKNQLVQLYLNGKRKCDIVREYDISSSLLDKWIKQSTSTGSFKEKDNRSEEEQELIQLRKKVKQLEMENDIFKASRADLRTKINVIKNNTHKYSVSAMCKVLNVPRSTYYYESKPKKDETQLVTDIIEIFRRSRNNYGTRKIKQELKKMGQQVSRRRISRIMKQEGLVSNYTVAQFKPHTAKCNEDNTENIVDRNFDEQPHLNVVVSDLTYVRVKNRWHYLCVLVDLFNREIIGYSSGPNKDAELVKKAFSTVQTNLSQIKIFHTDRGNEFKNKIIDEILEVFEIERSLSMKGCPYDNAVAEATYKVIKTEFVNHQIFETQEQLGYEFADYVNWYNNHRIHSSLGYLSPVEYRQNTLKKVV
- a CDS encoding LysR family transcriptional regulator, translating into MSIRHLRIFIMVASLKNMSAAAEKLFITQPSVSQAIKEIEHYYGVKLFERLSKKLYLTESGEYLLRYATHIVQSFDEMETMMKNKSDNIALRIGASITVGSCLLNHILDDLEEENNKITTQIYVRNTKEIEKMLLDSELDVALVEGTVTSKDLISKPVYQDKLIMVVGKGHKFYNRDEISIEELQGEAIISREEGSGSKTIFDNILKSNQIEVDIKWSSTDTGAIKDAVLESRGLAVLSRLMVERELKKGTLHEVSLKEVSMFREIFVVYHKNKFMSKSLKCFLEIL